From Girardinichthys multiradiatus isolate DD_20200921_A chromosome 3, DD_fGirMul_XY1, whole genome shotgun sequence, the proteins below share one genomic window:
- the zgc:172323 gene encoding keratin, type II cytoskeletal 3 isoform X1, which yields MSRSPERISSYRRHFEDSSSSTYQVRVSSPSPTRREVRHASAGYSARAKSSCMCLDSVGRRTVSAAHRSRMSGLGVSAGAMVCVGPSGEPPIDLDVAAAENQEFLSTRTSERQEMIVLNDRLAVYIDKVRLLEQKNKLLEAEIEVYQNRFEKPSGLRLLYEEQLKELKNIADQMRVQRDISLAAKEAAASQLEAIKIKYEEALDLRKKAELDIETFRPDVDKATSSRITLEKKLEQLEVEIEFLKRIHQQEIEELMKQIYAAHVSAESAFSLPDLASALKQIQTQYDDIAAKNLQEMDSWYKNKFEDITKKTSRHVDKVRSVREEIAGAKKDIQNKERDLDSMRTRNEALEAQIREKQEKHKKELGELQARIEALQLELKSTKEKIALHLRDYQELLNIKMALEIEITTYRKLIEGEDLRLTGMMKSLSIASCSMSAIGAGVSLSGGSIAGLGGMGGGPIGVGSGGVGGMVGSVGVSGGMVAGVMGSGSGIGDLGDRRAAEGTSDMKVYAGRAGISGMNGGQKLGGGGVRAGDGSLGTDGGNGGMSAVGASSLGSGSFGPAPGKGGRVGSGAGVSGTGPEGLSFGAPGLSADIRSEGFSSGVMGDRSGITAGADGDVPGLAGGMGAPGIGFKRGYSSETEGKGAELNTGVGGVGFGFGDIGDSSGVEKRADGDILSSAGGIGVAETGVRRANGGETEVKSVGLETGVHGMGFSSRGMGDSSRVGARLDSDISGLVGGINASETGFGRGGAIEGKGAGVDGGIGGDRSTVRGLSPTGRVGTISGGKGDISGVKTGYGSSGYDVNTGAYVEQAVELTERRTVLIRTVKKEDDVLEMDHQEQTYTITGAADESDVD from the exons ATGAGTCGCAGCCCGGAGAGAATTTCATCCTACCGCCGTCACTTTGAGGACAGCAGCAGTTCAACCTACCAGGTCAGGGTGTCCAGCCCATCCCCCACCAGGAGAGAGGTCCGTCATGCCTCCGCCGGCTACTCTGCTAGAGCCAAGTCCAGCTGCATGTGTTTGGATTCAGTGGGACGAAGGACTGTGTCTGCTGCACACAGATCACGCATGTCTGGACTCGG AGTAAGTGCAGGAGCCATGGTGTGTGTTGGGCCCAGTGGAGAACCTCCCATAGACCTGGATGTCGCTGCAGCTGAGAACCAGGAGTTTCTCAGCACTCGCACAAGTGAAAGACAAGAGATGATCGTCCTCAATGACAGACTGGCTGTTTACATCGACAAG GTTCGACTGCTTGAGCAGAAGAACAAGCTACTAGAAGCAGAGATTGAGGTCTACCAGAACAGGTTTGAGAAGCCTTCGGGTCTGCGCTTGCTCTATGAGGAGCAGCTGAAGGAGCTGAAGAACATTGCTGATCAGATGAGAGTCCAGCGG GACATTTCCTTGGCTGCTAAGGAGGCTGCAGCTAGTCAACTAGAAGCTATCAAAATCAAATACGAGGAGGCCTTGGATCTGAGAAAGAAGGCCGAGTTAGACATTGAAACCTTCCGTCCA GATGTCGACAAAGCCACCTCTTCCCGTATCACTTTGGAGAAAAAGCTGGAGCAGCTGGAAGTTGAAATTGAATTCTTGAAACGGATCCATCAGCAG GAAATTGAAGAGCTCATGAAACAGATCTATGCAGCTCACGTCTCGGCTGAGAGTGCCTTCTCTCTGCCCGATCTGGCTAGCGCTTTGAAACAAATCCAAACCCAATACGATGATATTGCAGCCAAAAACCTTCAG GAAATGGATTCATGGTACAAAAACAAGTTTGAAGATATAACCAAAAAGACATCAAGGCACGTAGACAAAGTTCGAAGTGTCAGGGAAGAAATAGCTGGGGCCAAGAAGGAT ATCCAAAACAAAGAACGTGACTTGGACTCCATGAGGACCAGAAATGAAGCCCTCGAAGCCCAGATTCGAGAGAAACAAGAAAAGCACAAGAAGGAACTGGGGGAGCTACAG GCTCGGATTGAGGCCCTACAACTTGAGCTAAAATCCACCAAGGAGAAAATTGCCCTGCACCTGCGTGACTACCAGGAACTTTTAAACATCAAAATGGCTCTGGAGATTGAAATTACAACATACAG AAAGTTAATTGAGGGGGAAGACCTGCGGCTTACTGGCATGATGAAATCCCTCTCCATTGCCAGCTGTAGCATGAGCGCCATTGGTGCTGGGGTGAGCCTTAGTGGAGGAAGCATTGCTGGTCTTGGTGGTATGGGTGGCGGACCAATAGGAGTTGGCAGCGGAGGAGTTGGAGGCATGGTGGGTAGTGTAGGAGTGAGTGGGGGTATGGTTGCAGGAGTCATGGGTTCAGGCTCTGGCATTGGGGATCTTGGTGATCGAAGAGCTGCTGAAGGTACCAGTGATATGAAAGTTTATGCTGGTAGAGCAGGTATTTCCGGCATGAATGGGGGTCAAAAACTGGGAGGTGGAGGTGTCAGAGCAGGTGATGGGAGTCTTGGCACTGATGGTGGAAATGGAGGAATGAGTGCTGTTGGTGCTAGTAGTTTAGGCTCTGGAAGCTTTGGTCCTGCTCCTGGTAAAGGTGGTAGAGTTGGCTCTGGTGCTGGTGTTTCAGGCACTGGTCCTGAGGGTTTGAGCTTTGGGGCACCAGGTTTGAGTGCAGATATTAGGAGTGAAGGATTCAGCTCTGGGGTTATGGGAGACAGAAGTGGAATCACAGCTGGTGCAGATGGTGATGTCCCAGGCTTAGCAGGTGGTATGGGTGCACCTGGAATTGGATTCAAAAGAGGATACAGTAGTGAAACGGAAGGCAAGGGTGCAGAGTTGAATACTGGTGTTGGTGGGGTCGGATTTGGCTTTGGGGACATTGGTGATAGCAGTGGAGTTGAAAAACGTGCAGATGGGGACATCTTGAGCTCAGCAGGTGGTATTGGTGTGGCTGAAACTGGAGTAAGAAGAGCAAATGGTGGTGAAACTGAGGTTAAGAGTGTTGGATTGGAAACTGGTGTTCATGGTATGGGATTTAGTTCCAGAGGCATGGGTGACAGCAGTAGAGTTGGAGCACGCTTGGATAGTGACATCTCAGGCTTAGTGGGTGGTATAAATGCAAGTGAAACGGGATTTGGAAGAGGTGGTGCAATTGAGGGGAAGGGTGCTGGGGTTGATGGTGGAATAGGTGGAGATAGAAGTACAGTCCGTGGCCTGAGTCCTACTGGTAGAGTTGGTACAATCAGTGGAGGGAAGGGTGACATAAGTGGTGTCAAGACTGGCTATGGATCAAGTGGATATGACGTCAACACTGGGGCATATGTGGAGCAGGCTGTGGAGCTGACAGAGAGAAGAACAGTGCTTATTAG AACAGTTAAAAAGGAGGATGATGTGCTGGAGATGGACCACCAAGAACAGACCTACACCATCACTGGTGCTGCAGATGAATCTGACGTCGACTGA
- the zgc:172323 gene encoding glial fibrillary acidic protein isoform X2, which yields MSRSPERISSYRRHFEDSSSSTYQVRVSSPSPTRREVRHASAGYSARAKSSCMCLDSVGRRTVSAAHRSRMSGLGVSAGAMVCVGPSGEPPIDLDVAAAENQEFLSTRTSERQEMIVLNDRLAVYIDKVRLLEQKNKLLEAEIEVYQNRFEKPSGLRLLYEEQLKELKNIADQMRVQRDISLAAKEAAASQLEAIKIKYEEALDLRKKAELDIETFRPDVDKATSSRITLEKKLEQLEVEIEFLKRIHQQEIEELMKQIYAAHVSAESAFSLPDLASALKQIQTQYDDIAAKNLQEMDSWYKNKFEDITKKTSRHVDKVRSVREEIAGAKKDIQNKERDLDSMRTRNEALEAQIREKQEKHKKELGELQARIEALQLELKSTKEKIALHLRDYQELLNIKMALEIEITTYRKLIEGEDLRLTGMMKSLSIASCSMSAIGAGNS from the exons ATGAGTCGCAGCCCGGAGAGAATTTCATCCTACCGCCGTCACTTTGAGGACAGCAGCAGTTCAACCTACCAGGTCAGGGTGTCCAGCCCATCCCCCACCAGGAGAGAGGTCCGTCATGCCTCCGCCGGCTACTCTGCTAGAGCCAAGTCCAGCTGCATGTGTTTGGATTCAGTGGGACGAAGGACTGTGTCTGCTGCACACAGATCACGCATGTCTGGACTCGG AGTAAGTGCAGGAGCCATGGTGTGTGTTGGGCCCAGTGGAGAACCTCCCATAGACCTGGATGTCGCTGCAGCTGAGAACCAGGAGTTTCTCAGCACTCGCACAAGTGAAAGACAAGAGATGATCGTCCTCAATGACAGACTGGCTGTTTACATCGACAAG GTTCGACTGCTTGAGCAGAAGAACAAGCTACTAGAAGCAGAGATTGAGGTCTACCAGAACAGGTTTGAGAAGCCTTCGGGTCTGCGCTTGCTCTATGAGGAGCAGCTGAAGGAGCTGAAGAACATTGCTGATCAGATGAGAGTCCAGCGG GACATTTCCTTGGCTGCTAAGGAGGCTGCAGCTAGTCAACTAGAAGCTATCAAAATCAAATACGAGGAGGCCTTGGATCTGAGAAAGAAGGCCGAGTTAGACATTGAAACCTTCCGTCCA GATGTCGACAAAGCCACCTCTTCCCGTATCACTTTGGAGAAAAAGCTGGAGCAGCTGGAAGTTGAAATTGAATTCTTGAAACGGATCCATCAGCAG GAAATTGAAGAGCTCATGAAACAGATCTATGCAGCTCACGTCTCGGCTGAGAGTGCCTTCTCTCTGCCCGATCTGGCTAGCGCTTTGAAACAAATCCAAACCCAATACGATGATATTGCAGCCAAAAACCTTCAG GAAATGGATTCATGGTACAAAAACAAGTTTGAAGATATAACCAAAAAGACATCAAGGCACGTAGACAAAGTTCGAAGTGTCAGGGAAGAAATAGCTGGGGCCAAGAAGGAT ATCCAAAACAAAGAACGTGACTTGGACTCCATGAGGACCAGAAATGAAGCCCTCGAAGCCCAGATTCGAGAGAAACAAGAAAAGCACAAGAAGGAACTGGGGGAGCTACAG GCTCGGATTGAGGCCCTACAACTTGAGCTAAAATCCACCAAGGAGAAAATTGCCCTGCACCTGCGTGACTACCAGGAACTTTTAAACATCAAAATGGCTCTGGAGATTGAAATTACAACATACAG AAAGTTAATTGAGGGGGAAGACCTGCGGCTTACTGGCATGATGAAATCCCTCTCCATTGCCAGCTGTAGCATGAGCGCCATTGGTGCTGGG AACAGTTAA